The Pseudomonadota bacterium genome includes a window with the following:
- a CDS encoding alpha/beta hydrolase: protein MNRFLRIFLYSVLLILLVTGCSKPENKSATRETQSGESSGTVTVNGTQLASVIEGLWVGAFELEKESVYLRVELKSEDGGIKLTVVYMLPGAPGAVGDVRLESSRVNFELTRDADTIAFDGRLQGDTITGVVEHAGESGTFGLVRWVQVDDTLYDDYMGAYELEPGRAVFIRRHDFLKPDPPYPISRSWLSYVEESGRVGRLYPSSKTTFFSGPTYLVPFPVEVEVTFVRNQEGKVSGLVWRERGGAERTAPRSTLYREENVTFRNGDITLAGRLLVPNTKGPHPAVIMVQGGGPTNRNLPVFPEYVFARHGIAALVYDGRGTGASTGGAWRESSFGDLAEDALAGVEFLRRHKDINPRQVGIWGFTDGGGAVASLAAARSKDVAFLIMVSAPGLPYAEQLPMGTEAALRVDGFSGEEIEEALAFVKLEADFIRTGEEWEKLEAAIQTVKDKKWFSYTDAGYWGEATSEDHWVWRFQRLRAGHNPVSVLGAVTCPVLAIWGELDMWVPPEPNKSIVGKALREGGNTDYTLKVFAKAGHSIWLAGTGGLEDWPHVKTYVPGYFETMTEWLLKRVDVARRTE from the coding sequence ATGAACCGTTTTCTTCGAATCTTTTTGTATAGCGTACTTCTCATACTGCTGGTTACCGGATGCAGCAAACCAGAAAATAAGTCAGCTACCAGAGAAACTCAATCGGGAGAATCCTCAGGAACGGTGACCGTCAATGGCACTCAACTGGCTTCCGTCATCGAAGGCCTGTGGGTGGGGGCGTTCGAGCTTGAGAAGGAGTCGGTGTACCTCAGAGTTGAGTTGAAATCGGAAGACGGGGGCATAAAACTGACCGTCGTCTACATGTTACCAGGGGCACCAGGGGCGGTTGGAGATGTCCGTCTGGAATCCTCTCGCGTCAACTTTGAACTGACGAGGGATGCCGACACGATTGCCTTCGATGGACGGCTCCAAGGCGACACAATTACGGGAGTCGTCGAGCACGCCGGAGAGTCAGGCACCTTCGGACTCGTGCGGTGGGTCCAAGTTGATGACACGCTCTACGACGACTACATGGGGGCGTATGAATTGGAGCCTGGCAGAGCCGTATTCATTCGGCGGCATGATTTCCTGAAGCCGGATCCCCCCTATCCCATTTCCAGGTCATGGCTCTCCTACGTCGAGGAATCAGGGCGCGTCGGACGTCTCTACCCCTCCTCCAAGACCACCTTCTTCTCTGGGCCGACGTATCTCGTTCCCTTTCCCGTCGAGGTGGAAGTCACCTTCGTCCGCAACCAAGAGGGCAAAGTCAGCGGCCTCGTCTGGCGCGAGCGGGGTGGTGCGGAGCGAACTGCCCCACGAAGCACGCTGTACAGGGAAGAGAACGTGACCTTCCGAAACGGCGATATCACCTTGGCCGGCAGGCTCCTCGTACCCAACACGAAAGGCCCACATCCCGCCGTCATCATGGTACAGGGCGGCGGCCCAACGAACCGTAATCTGCCAGTCTTCCCAGAGTACGTCTTCGCCCGGCACGGGATCGCGGCACTCGTCTACGACGGGCGAGGGACTGGCGCCTCCACCGGAGGAGCGTGGCGTGAATCCAGCTTCGGAGATCTGGCCGAAGATGCCCTCGCCGGTGTTGAGTTCCTTCGCCGTCATAAGGACATCAACCCGAGGCAGGTCGGCATCTGGGGGTTTACCGACGGAGGGGGAGCTGTTGCCTCACTGGCTGCCGCGCGCTCCAAGGACGTCGCGTTCCTCATCATGGTATCCGCTCCAGGCCTGCCCTATGCGGAGCAGTTACCGATGGGGACAGAAGCAGCCCTTCGGGTAGACGGCTTTTCGGGGGAGGAGATTGAGGAAGCTCTCGCGTTCGTGAAACTCGAAGCCGACTTTATAAGGACCGGGGAAGAGTGGGAAAAGCTCGAAGCTGCCATTCAGACGGTGAAGGACAAGAAATGGTTCTCCTACACAGACGCGGGTTATTGGGGGGAAGCAACGTCAGAGGACCATTGGGTCTGGCGGTTCCAGCGCCTGAGGGCAGGTCACAATCCTGTATCTGTGCTCGGTGCAGTCACCTGCCCGGTCCTGGCGATCTGGGGAGAACTGGACATGTGGGTTCCGCCTGAGCCGAACAAATCGATCGTCGGGAAAGCCTTGAGAGAAGGAGGGAACACGGACTACACCCTCAAAGTGTTCGCCAAGGCTGGTCACAGCATCTGGCTCGCTGGAACCGGTGGTTTGGAGGATTGGCCTCACGTAAAAACGTATGTTCCCGGCTATTTCGAGACGATGACGGAATGGCTCCTCAAGCGGGTGGATGTGGCTAGGAGAACCGAGTAG